DNA from Candidatus Cloacimonadota bacterium:
AACCAAATTTTCCGTTTTCCCTTCTCCGTTTTTCCTTTTTCGCCGTTACTCTTTCGTTGTTAATTTTTCGGCAATTTTGCGTCTAAAATTTAGGATTCCAAAATATCCCCAATAAACGCTTCCGCCAACCGATATTCCCAAAATTGCTCCTCCAAAAATATCCAAGGGATAATGTACACCAATATAAATACGTGAGAAACCGATTAACAGAGCAAAAAAATAAAAATAATAAAAACGGTTTCGATAAAAAAGAGTGAGCATGGTAGCAAGACCAAAAATGTTTGCTGCGTGATTGGATGGAAAAGCGAAAGATGATTTGTGACCAAAAAAAAACCTTCCCCCTTTTAAAAAAATGTGTATTCCGTTGTTAAAATAAGCGGGATTACACGGACGTAATCGTCCAAAAAGAGGTTTCAAAAAGCGATAAGCGATCAAATCGGTCAGGGCAAAAGTGAT
Protein-coding regions in this window:
- a CDS encoding phosphatase PAP2 family protein produces the protein MMHFLIVLDRQIFLFFNNTIASPIFDIIFPFITEEKNWIIPGLIALIIFVIVKKKQAIPVIILIIITFALTDLIAYRFLKPLFGRLRPCNPAYFNNGIHIFLKGGRFFFGHKSSFAFPSNHAANIFGLATMLTLFYRNRFYYFYFFALLIGFSRIYIGVHYPLDIFGGAILGISVGGSVYWGYFGILNFRRKIAEKLTTKE